One window of the Solanum stenotomum isolate F172 chromosome 11, ASM1918654v1, whole genome shotgun sequence genome contains the following:
- the LOC125843843 gene encoding premnaspirodiene oxygenase-like yields the protein MEINYALASLILFLSSLFIVIRQWRNKKQNKLPPGPWKLPIIGSLHHLIGGGLPHRILRNLSQRYGPLMYLQMGQVPTVVISSPSMAKQVLKTHDLAFVNRPQLTSTNIIFYNNKDIAFSQYGDYWRQMRKICTIELLCTKMVKSYGAVREDELSSLISSIRSTMGNTINMTQIIFLFSNSIICRSAFGKICKNRDEFLTILKEVLLLGAGFFVGDLFPTWKLLHNLRGEKTRMVNAHKKVDAVMEEILNEHIKNKAAGKKGNGEFGDEDLVDVFLRVKENSQLQFPIANENIKAVILDIFLAGTETSFTVIIWAFTEMMRNPHIMAKAQSEVRRVFKGKKNYDEEDVEKLTYLNLVIKETLRLHAPVPLLAPKECREETVIDGYTIPLNTRVLVNAWAIGRDPESWDDPDNFIPERFEKSSVDFTGNHFEFIPFGAGRRICPGVVFGLANVGLPLAQLLYHFDWKLPNGTNPNDLDMTETHGLSAARQKDLYLIAIDHKNNEE from the exons ATGGAGATTAATTACGCCTTAGCTTCATTGATTCTCTTCTTGTCCTCCCTTTTTATTGTAATTAGACAATGgagaaataaaaaacaaaataaattgccTCCAGGTCCATGGAAACTTCCCATTATTGGAAGTCTGCATCACTTGATCGGAGGAGGACTTCCACATCGCATTCTTAGAAATTTATCTCAAAGATATGGACCTCTTATGTATTTGCAAATGGGGCAAGTTCCTACCGTGGTCATATCATCACCTAGTATGGCAAAACAAGTTCTAAAAACTCATGATCTCGCCTTTGTTAATAGGCCACAACTTACATCTACAAACATCATATTTTACAACAATAAAGATATTGCATTCAGTCAATATGGTGATTATTGGAGACAAATGCGTAAAATTTGTACTATAGAACTTCTTTGTACGAAGATGGTTAAGTCATATGGTGCAGTTCGAGAGGATGAGCTTTCAAGTCTCATTTCATCAATTCGTTCCACGATGGGTAATACAATCAATATgacacaaattatttttctgtttTCCAACTCTATCATTTGTAGATCAGCCTTTGGAAAAATATGCAAAAATCGAGACGAGTTCTTAACAATTTTGAAGGAAGTACTGTTATTAGGAGCAGGATTTTTTGTGGGTGATTTGTTCCCTACCTGGAAATTACTTCACAACCTAAGAGGTGAGAAAACTAGAATGGTGAATGCGCATAAGAAAGTTGATGCAGTTATGGAGGAAATTCTGAATGAGCATATCAAAAATAAAGCAGCTGGGAAGAAGGGAAATGGTGAATTTGGAGACGAAGATTTGGTTGATGTTTTCTTAAGGGTGAAAGAGAACTCCCAACTTCAATTTCCAATCGCAAATGAAAACATTAAAGCTGTGATTTTG GATATCTTTCTGGCTGGAACTGAAACTTCATTTACAGTTATTATTTGGGCATTTACAGAAATGATGAGGAACCCACATATCATGGCGAAGGCCCAAAGTGAAGTGAGACGAGTTTTTAAGGGAAAGAAAAAttatgatgaagaagatgttgAAAAGTtgacatatttaaatttagtgATTAAGGAGACGTTAAGGCTTCATGCTCCAGTTCCTCTTCTAGCACCTAAAGAATGCAGGGAAGAAACAGTTATTGATGGATATACCATACCTCTTAACACTAGAGTATTGGTCAATGCATGGGCAATTGGAAGAGATCCCGAAAGTTGGGATGATCCTGATAATTTTATACCAGAGAGATTTGAGAAATCTTCAGTTGATTTTACAGGAAATCACTTTGAGTTTATTCCGTTTGGTGCCGGAAGAAGGATTTGTCCCGGAGTAGTATTTGGTTTAGCTAATGTTGGACTTCCTCTGGCTCAGTTACTCTACCACTTTGACTGGAAACTGCCAAATGGAACTAATCCAAATGATTTGGATATGACGGAAACACATGGATTAAGTGCGGCAAGACAAAAAGATCTGTATTTAATTGCTATAGATcataaaaacaatgaagaataA
- the LOC125844485 gene encoding uncharacterized protein LOC125844485: MDKSTLKDVMEKYSIEKRFKFLVERSNSISYTLVCQSKECPWLMKASSINKSKMFRIRVFNSEHTCPLKDGVHSDCRATSGLIGGIIAPKLRNHKRKYTLNDIRDDVRLDLGININYMLAWRAKDKALESIMGKPAASYGKLPGYLPIVVVDASHLKSTYTGAFVSANTLDGARNILPLAYEVIDSENDASWTWFFEQFKEAYGERENMCVVSDRHNSIIKAVSIVYNNIQHYACIWHLWANVCKNFRKANKQLSEVFYTMAKAYSQTDFDKLMKRVEQFDVRVKNYLELVGYEKWARLYAPVPRGWVMTSNIAECINSTLVAARELPIFDFLEQVRLMFARWNCTNRKNASCTFTLLGKKFQEMLVLNESKFGRMTVVPSTDYIYSVSDEGKSYIVCLEKKTCSCNRFQVDGIPCAHVWRVLNKKHMLPDEYCSDFYKPETILRTYEVPVYPLLDKSEWNIPEHIDTEVVLPLKYKRPPGRPKKQREKSFSEFSKRKGINSCSTCGQLGHNRRSCRTATRNA; the protein is encoded by the exons ATGGATAAGTCGACATTGAAGGATGTGATGGAAAAGTATTCAATcgaaaaaaggtttaaattctTGGTGGAGAGGTCAAACTCTATAAG CTATACTCTTGTATGTCAATCTAAAGAATGCCCATGGCTGATGAAAGCGTCAAGTATTAACAAGTCGAAGATGTTCAGAATTAGAGTTTTTAACTCGGAACATACATGTCCTTTAAAGGATGGGGTGCATTCAGATTGTCGTGCAACAAGTGGATTGATTGGAGGAATAATCGCACCTAAATTGAGAAATCACAAGAGGAAGTACACTCTAAATGATATCAGGGATGACGTTAGATTGGACTTGGGTATAAATATTAACTACATGTTGGCATGGCGAGCAAAAGATAAGGCATTAGAATCGATAATGGGGAAACCAGCTGCATCTTATGGGAAGCTACCTGGATACCT GCCGATTGTTGTTGTAGACGCCAGCCACCTTAAATCAACATATACTGGAGCATTCGTATCAGCCAACACTTTGGATGGAGCAA GGAATATATTACCTTTGGCATATGAAGTTATTGATTCAGAAAATGATGCTTCTTGGACATGGTTCTTTGAACAATTCAAAGAAGCTTATGGTGAAAGAGAGAATATGTGTGTGGTATCTGACCGACATAATAGCATAATAAAGGCTGTATCTATTGTATACAACAATATCCAACATTACGCCTGCATATGGCACTTGTGGGCTAATGTATGCAAGAATTTTCGAaaagcaaataagcaattaAGTGAAGTATTCTACACTATGGCAAAAGCGTATTCTCAAACTGATTTTGATAAGCTAATGAAAAGAGTTGAGCAGTTTGATGTAAGGGTGAAAAACTACTTGGAGTTGGTTGGATATGAGAAGTGGGCAAGGTTGTATGCACCAGTTCCTCGTGGTTGGGTGATGACGTCGAATATTGCAGAGTGCATCAATTCGACGTTGGTAGCAGCAAGAGAATTACCAATATTTGACTTTCTTGAACAAGTGCGCTTGATGTTTGCTAGATGGAATTGCACAAATCGAAAAAATGCATCATGTACTTTCACACTACTTGGGAAGAAGTTTCAGGAAATGCTTGTGCTTAATGAATCAAAATTTGGGCGTATGACG GTTGTCCCGTCAACTGATTACATTTATTCAGTAAGTGATGAAGGGAAGAGTTATATTGTATGCTTGGAAAAGAAGACTTGCAGTTGCAACAGGTTTCAAGTTGACGGAATACCGTGCGCACATGTGTGGAGGGTGTTGAACAAAAAACACATGCTTCCAGATGAATATTGTTCAGACTTTTACAAGCCAGAAACAATATTGAGAACATATGAAGTGCCTGTGTATCCTCTCCTTGACAAAAGTGAATGGAATATACCTGAACACATTGATACCGAAGTTGTGTTGCCACTAAAATACAAGCGACCTCCAGGAAGGCCAAAGAAGCAACGAGAGAAGTCATTTAGCGAGTTTAGCAAAAGGAAGGGTATCAATTCTTGTAGTACATGTGGACAGCTTGGTCATAATAGGCGTTCATGTCGAACTGCAACACGGAATGCATAG